The following proteins come from a genomic window of Bactrocera neohumeralis isolate Rockhampton unplaced genomic scaffold, APGP_CSIRO_Bneo_wtdbg2-racon-allhic-juicebox.fasta_v2 ctg1905, whole genome shotgun sequence:
- the LOC126766614 gene encoding LOW QUALITY PROTEIN: ATP-dependent protease subunit HslV-like (The sequence of the model RefSeq protein was modified relative to this genomic sequence to represent the inferred CDS: inserted 1 base in 1 codon; deleted 2 bases in 1 codon): MFRRIARSTRSAAAVQVRHTTILSVRKGDKVXLIGDRQVTLGERIVAKSSACKLRKLNENVVIGFAGSTADAFALMEKLENKLNDFPDQLTRAAVELAKDWRTDRALRRLEASLIVCNRDETLEIDGQGNVITPEEDGIIAIGSGGTYAKAAARALIDVEGYDAEKIARKAMKIATDIDVFSNGTWDVEILTREDTPKAQGEEEAAAAAEKKA, translated from the exons aTGTTTCGTCGAATTGCCCGCAGCACCCGCAGCGCGGCCGCGGTTCAGGTCCGCCACACAACAATCCTCTCCGTCCGCAAAGGCGACAAAG ATTTAATTGGCGACCGGCAGGTCACGCTGGGCGAGCGCATTGTCGCGAAGAGCAGCGCCTGCAAACTGCGAAAACTCAACGAGAACGTCGTGATTGGCTTCGCCGGCTCCACCGCAGACGCCTTTGCGCTGATGGAGAAGTTAGAGAACAAACTGAACGACTTCCCCGACCAGCTCACGCGGGCGGCAGTTGAGCTCGCCAAGGACTGGCGCACAGACCGCGCCCTCCGCCGTCTGGAGGCCTCACTCATCGTCTGCAACCGCGATGAAACCCTCGAGATCGATGGCCAGGGCAACGTGATCACGCCGGAGGAGGATGGAATTATTGCCATTGGCAGCGGCGGCACCTACGCCAAGGCCGCCGCC CGCGCCCTCATCGATGTGGAGGGCTACGACGCGGAGAAGATTGCACGCAAGGCGATGAAAATTGCAACGGACATCGACGTCTTCTCGAATGGAACGTGGGATGTCGAGATTCTCACCCGCGAGGACACGCCAAAGGCTCAGGGCGAGGAGGAAGCCGCAGCGGCGGCAGAGAAGAAAGCGTAG